One segment of Carya illinoinensis cultivar Pawnee chromosome 1, C.illinoinensisPawnee_v1, whole genome shotgun sequence DNA contains the following:
- the LOC122313009 gene encoding uncharacterized membrane protein At1g16860-like: protein MGSRFPSHQLSNGLYVSGRPEQPKERTPTMSSTAMPYTGGDIKKSGELGKMFDIPMDGSKSRKSGQLNNVPTRTGSFGGAATHSGPITSSAATRAGYTSGPVSSGMSGSTSMKKSNSGPLNKHGDPLKKSSGPQSGGVTRQNSGPIPPVLPATGLITSGPISSGPLNSSGAPRKVSGPLDSMGSVKIHGSSVAHNPAVTTLGQDDEYSFRRNFPKPILWSVILIFVMGFIAGGFILGAVHNAILLIVVTILFGTVAALFIWNTCWGRRAITGFISRHPDAELRTAKSGQYVKVSGVVTCGNVPLESSFRKVPRCVYTSTSLYEYRGWDSKPANSTHRRFTWGLRSSERHVVDFYISDFQSGLRALVKTGYGARVTPYVDDSVVIDVNPENKDLSPEFVRWLGERNLSSDDRVMQLKEGYIKEGSTVSVMGVVQRNDNVLMIVPPPEPFTTGCQWAQCIFPASLEGIVLRFEDASKIDVIPV, encoded by the exons ATGGGTTCCAGATTCCCATCTCATCAACTCAGCAATGGCCTTTATGTCTCTGGCCGGCCTGAGCAGCCAAAAGAAAGGACTCCAACAATGAGTTCAACTGCCATGCCCTATACTGGTGGCGATATCAAGAAGTCGGGCGAACTGGGTAAAATGTTTGATATCCCCATGGATGGTTCTAAGTCTAGGAAATCCGGACAGTTAAATAATGTTCCTACAAGGACTGGATCTTTTGGAGGTGCTGCCACACATTCAGGGCCTATTACATCTAGTGCAGCAACTCGGGCTGGGTACACATCAGGTCCAGTATCTTCAGGTATGTCTGGTTCAACATCCATGAAGAAATCAAATTCTGGGCCGCTTAATAAGCATGGCGATCCTCTGAAGAAGTCATCTGGTCCCCAATCTGGTGGAGTGACACGCCAGAATTCTGGCCCCATCCCACCAGTTCTTCCTGCAACAGGTCTTATTACGTCTGGGCCCATCTCTTCTGGACCGTTGAATTCATCTGGGGCTCCAAGAAAGGTTTCTGGTCCTTTAGACTCAATGGGATCTGTCAAAATACATGGTTCCTCTGTTGCTCACAACCCCGCCGTGACCACTCTTGGCCAAGACGATGAATATTCCTTCAGAAGAAACTTCCCAAAGCCAATATTGTGGTCTGTAATTCTGATATTTGTGATGGGGTTCATTGCTGGTGGTTTTATTCTTGGAGCAGTCCACAATGCCATTCTGCTTATTGTTGTAACAATTCTTTTTGGCACTGTTGCTGCATTATTCATTTGGAATACTTGTTGGGGAAGAAGAGCCATCACAGGTTTCATTTCTCGTCATCCTGACGCTGAACTGAGAACTGCAAAAAGTGGGCAATATGTGAAGGTTTCTGGG GTGGTTACCTGTGGTAATGTACCCCTTGAGTCATCCTTCCGGAAAGTTCCTAGATGTGTCTATACATCTACCAGTTTATATGAGTATCGAGGATGGGATTCTAAGCCAGCCAATTCTACACATCGTCGTTTTACATGGGGACTCAGATCATCTGAG AGGCACGTTGTCGACTTCTACATCTCAGACTTCCAGTCTGGGTTGAGAGCATTGGTCAAGACTGGCTATGGTGCTAGGGTGACTCCTTACGTTGATGACTCTGTTGTTATTGATGTTAACCCAGAAAACAAAGACTTATCTCCTGAGTTTGTCCGATGGTTGGGAGAGAGGAACCTTTCAAGTGATGATCGCGTAATGCAATTGAAAGAAGG GTACATCAAAGAAGGCAGCACGGTTAGTGTGATGGGCGTTGTTCAGAGAAATGACAATGTGCTTATGATTGTGCCTCCACCTGAGCCATTTACGACTGGATGCCAGTGGGCCCAGTGTATCTTCCCAGCTAGCCTCGAGggtattgttttaagatttgaagatGCATCAAAAATTGATGTCATACCTGTTTAG